The nucleotide window TGAAACCACGCTCAGCATCGTCCAACTGTGGAGAGGAAACCCCCAAATCCAGAAGCAACCCATCTACCTTGCCAACCAAACCTCGTGCTTCACAAAAAGCCTTTACATCTTCAAAACTACCGTATTGAATCTCAAAACGACTGTCGTGAATATGTTGTTTGGCATACTCAATGGCTTCAGGGTCTTGGTCGATGGCGATTAAACGGCCGTTTTCACCCAACCGCTTTAACAAAGCGTTACTGTGGCCACCACGCCCAAAAGTTCCGTCTATATAGACACCATCCGGCTTGATATTCAAACCATCTAAAGACTCATTTAAAAGAACTGAAAAATGGGTTTCTTGTGAATCCACATTGCTTGTTTGCTCTGTCACGGGAAGACCTCGTTACTACAAGTTGTTACAGCCATTACAGACTCAAGCTTGCAAGTGATTCTGAGATCTCGTTTGACATAGCCGTACCCAACATTTCTGGGCGACTGCTATCCCAAGCTTCTTGAGACCACAATTCAAATTTATTACCTTGCCCCAATAAAATGGCCGGTTTATCAATCTTTGCATGTTCACGTAGCAGGCTAGGCAATAAAACACGCCCTTGAGAATCAATTTCCATCTCAGAAGCGTGACCCAATAGTAAACGCTGGTACAATCGCGTCTGCGGATCAACGTTAGGCAAAGACATTAATTTTCGTTCAATGATTTCCCACTCATCCAGGGTATAAATCAATAAACAAGGGCTGTGCAAATCAATTGTGGCAACCAACTGGTTATCGCTGGCATCAGAAATCGACTCACGATACTTCTTAGGGATAGCCATTCTTCCCTTAGTATCGATACTGACCGAATTGATTCCTCTAAAAAATAGCATTTTTACCACTTTTCGCCACTTTGCCCCACTTAGTGCCACTATATGGAGTTTTAGCGCCACTGTCAACCTAGTAAAGACGTAAATTCCATTTAATGACAACAACTTAGCGTTAATTAAGAACAAAACACTTGATAACAAATAAAAACCAATCCTTATATTTTTCAATAAGTTATAAGCAACAAGAAAACCTGTTTTTAACTTAACAACACAACAGTTTGTCTGTTTTTGGGTAAAAATACATACTCAAAATACAGTGCATACAAAACAATATATAGTTGATAACACAAAGAAAAAACACTATATAAAGTGTCTTTATTTTTTGTTATAAAAAAAAATAAAAAAAGTGGGGAATTTTTCCCTTTTTTTACAAAAATGACAAAAAAGTGGAAATTAGCGGACGATTTTTAGAAAAAAATTACAAACAATGTGGGATTAATGGTTTAGAAAATGGCCATGGACTTATACAGTTAAAACAGCCATACCTAGCAACCAATAAAAACCGAAAGCTATTTCGATAAACACCGCAAATTGACTTCAAGCTAATCACTTATTCACAAAATAATTTCTTTTTTTCAATCAAAAACAGTGAGTTAAAAGACATTAAATTCAACTTAACTTCTTAATCGACTAAACCATCGACCCGATATATCAGGGACCAGAACCATCTTAAAATGGGTTACAGCAGATGAATATTGCAATCAAATATTCAAACTTTTCAGAGGCGGATTTATTGAACAAAATAATAAATGGATTAAATATTGAGATAGGTATCCAAGCAGGTTATTTTTATCTGGAAGGAAAAGCGAGGGAAAAAGAAAAAGTGGGTCTATAAGCCGGGTTCTGTACTCTTGCGAGCGACAACCATTCATCTGGACATAACATCACTGTTAGCCTCAAGCAACCTACCCGAAAACTCCTGCGAGCAGCAGGTTGTACCAAGCAAGCTTGATACGGTGTTTTCCTATTTGGTCTTGCACCGGATTGGGTTTTCACTGCCACTTCTGTTACCAGAAGCGCGGTGCGCTCTTACCGCACCATTTCAACCTTACCTGTTCACGCAAGCGTGTCATCGGCGGTATATTTTCTGCTGCACTGTCCGTCAGCTTTCACTGCCCAGCCGTTAGCTGGAATCCTGCTCTATGGTGCCCGGACTTTCCTCCGAAGGCAAAATGCCTCCCGCGGTTGTCCGACCCACTTTTTAGATGGCGTATAGTACAGCAATAGCGCCTAAAAGGCGAATAATCGATTTGCTATTCGAAAAAAACCTACCAGGCCTGGTAGGCTTGAGTTCTGCATAGAACATTTAATAAGCTTGTGCCAATTCCTTAGCCAGTTTGTTTCTGAAACGATAGGGAACTTTTTGGTTAATCATCATGGCAAACGGCAATAACCCCTGCTCGTTTTTCAAATAACCCGCCAAGGTGCTTACACCAATCAATGAACCGGATTTTGCAAATACACTCTGCTCAATTTCCGGAAGCAATTTCGCCCAAGGCCTAAACGCTTGCAAGACATCAACCAATTGCGATGGTGCTAGACGGTTATTGCGCGACAATCCCGCACCATCTTCGATATGAAAGGTTTGCCATCCAAAATATTCCGTTAAAAGCCGCTTGTAAACCAAAGCGACTTTCTGTTGGGTTGCTTCCCCACCCAGTAGCTCAGCACTTAAATTCAGGGCGAGTTGATTGGCTATAAAATTGGTCGAGTATTTCATCATCGGCTTGATCACTTCGGCCAAGGTGCGGCTATTGAAGTGGGTATACAACAGAACCGGATGATTGGCGCCGTTGTCTTGAGTTTTAGGCAGAGCCTTAAGAAGCACTTGGTTTTCTACATCCAAGCCTTGTTGCTCCATAAACCACCGCAATAACTCGGAAAAATAACGTTGATTGAGAGTCGCATCGTTCCCCAAATTAATACGTTGCACCAACCCTTCTTTGGTTTTTTTGAAAACCGTAATCGTTTTGGCGATTTGCAGCCCCGCTGGTGTCATTGGTGTTTGCGGCTCTGCAGAAAGCAGCTCTGAACCCTGTTTTTTAACAAAAATACTGTTGAAATTGGCGGCAATGGCAGCCGGAATCGCATCATAAGGATTATCACTTTCACCGGTTCCCGGCATTATCAGCCCCGGTTGGTAAAAACTACTGTCTAATTGAATGGCTTTAATGTGATGAATACCTTTCGCTTGCAGTTGCGTTTTTAAACCTTCAACCAACAAAGGGAACTCTTCTGAAACCAGAAAAGGGTCGCCATAGCCCTTAACCACCAATACGGCCGAATCTTCAACCCTTTCGGTTAGATAGAATTCGGTTTTAAAACGATAGTCTTCACCCCAGTGCTTTAACGCCAAAAACGCGGTAATCAGTTTAGTAGTGGATGCCGGAACATAAAATTGCTGTGAATTTTTAGACTCCAAGGGCTGTTTATGCTGATCCAACAATAAAAACCCCGCCTCATTCAGCGTCGAAAAATATTGCCAATTGGGGCCATGTAACCCAGACATTTTGTATTGGCTTTGTGCAGAGGCCACACCAGCTTGCGACAGCAACGCAAGACTCCATAGAGAAGATAGAATCCATTTTAAAAAAAGAGGTGTTTTTTTAATCATTTAACTGTGTCTTTTGGCTACAGGCCTTGGCAAAATAGAATTCATTATAAGGCAGATTTCGATATCTGAATATCACCCGTTTGCGTACAAGGATTTTTAGTTCCACTCATTTAGCATGTTTGGTTTAAGATATCTGCTAAATTTTATTGAAGCCGATTAAACTGATGAATGTGCAAAACCGCCAACCACAACAACAAACCTCGCAGTCGACCGCAAGACTAACGCATCCATTAACTAAAACTATTTTTTATGGTTTTATCTGGGCGCTGGCTTTTTCGGTTTTACTGCCGCAAAATAAAATTGAATTTTGGCAATACAGTTTTTTTGTAGGTTCAGTGCCAAGCACCCTACTATGGGATATCTTTAATATACAAAATAATCTAAGCATGGTTTTAGTCGCCCTTGCCAATAGTTTCATCCTATTCATTCCTTATATCTACTACCTCAAAACCGGGCAACAATATTGGTGGCTTTATTGGAGTATTTCGCTGTATGGCTTTATCAATGCCTCGCTCGGTTTTACCATCATCATTAGCGTTAAGGATTCCACATTTTAAATGACAAACCTCGCCTGCATAGCCAACACCTATCCCGACAAAGCATCGGCGTTAAGCCGTCAACTCGGGCTTTCCATTTGCAAAACATCCGAAATTGAGCAATGGTTAGATTGGGTAAGCGACAAAAAAGACTCTGAACTCAAGCTTGCATTATGCTCTAAAACCCAAGGCCCGGTTTTTGTCGATTTCTTAGCAGGGAAAAAAGCGCATCGTCGCCAATTTGGTGGAGGTAAAGGCCAGCCTTTAGTTCGTGCCATGGGGCAATTGGAAAATGCATTGCCGACAATCATCGATGCCACGGCCGGAATGGGAGGAGACAGTTATGTACTGGCCAGCCTAGGTTTTAAGGTCACCATGATTGAACGTTCACCGATTGTGGCCAGCCTGCTCGAAGATGCGTTGAATAGAGCCCAAGCACACAAATCGGAACTACCGCAAGAGTTAAAAGAGAGCATCGAAAAACTCAGCCTCATTAATGCCGACAGTGCCCGTTATCTATTAGACTTTCAGCCAGAAATTGATGTGATTTACATGGATCCGATGTACCCGGAAAAAAAGAAGAAAGCTGCGGCTAAAAAAGAGATGCAAGCTTTACAGCACTTGGTTGGCCCCGATTTAGACAGCGAAAAGCTATTGGAAGCCGCATTGAAAACAGCCCGATATCGTGTGGTCGTCAAACGCCCCAAAGGAGCTGACCCAGTAGTTTGCCGGCACAACAACATTCAACCGACAGCACAAATTAGCAGCCCCAACACTCGTTATGACATCTATGTCATTAAAGCCTTAACTGCATCAGGGCAATTGTAAGAGTGCTTTGATATTATGACTGTTCACACTATACTAAGTACAATCAACATAAAAGCTGTGTAAATTAGATGATAAAAATTCTTATTTTAGATGATGCCAAGGTTATTAGAGCCCTATTGAGGCTCACCCTTGAAAGCGATGGCATTTATTGTAATGAAGCCGCTACGGTTGAAGAAGCTCTGCAATTCGCTCTGCAGACCGAGTATGACTTAATGATTATCGACTATATGTTGGAAGATGGTCATAACGGTCTGGAACTGGTGCAATCCATAAAGTCACAAGGTAAAAACATCGATACACCTTGCGTGATGTTAAGTGCCGAAGATGGTAACGAGTGTAAATTGGACGCTATGGATTTAGGCGTGAAAGCTTGGTTAAAAAAACCTTTTGCGCCCACCAGCCTGCTTAAAATCGTTTATAAAGTGCTTGGCAAAGACTATCAAATACAAAACCTTGAAAAGCATTCCATGCATCATCACGACTAGTCATTTATCAACTTTTCACCTGACCGAAAAATCAACTTTGCGCTTTAAGCTCTAACACTCTTTGGTAAATCGGTTTTTTCTTTTCTCCGGTCAGTTCTGCAATAATTTCCGAAATCTGCTTTACCGGCAAAGACTGCTTCAACATCACCTGAATCATTTTATCTTGTTCGATTAATGCCGCTTCACCTGCCTCTTCCGACTTTTCAGGCGCCCCCTTCAACATCAATACAAACTCACCACGAACCTTATCCGAGTTTTCAATAAAATACCCATAAACATCGTGTAACTTACCCGAAACAAACTGCTCAAACTTCTTGGTCAGCTCACGAGCCACTACGATTTCACGCTCTTCGCCAAATGCTGTTTGCATAGACTGCAAACATTCCATCAAACGGTGCGGTGATTCATAAAACACCAAAGTACGCACTTCCGTAGCCAAACCTTCTAAAATCGCCAGACGCTTGTTGGCTTTAGCCGGCAAAAAACCTTCATAGGTAAATCGATCCGTTGGCAAACCAGCGGCACTTAATGCGGTAATCACCGCACTTGGCCCAGGCAAAGGCACAACATTGACCCCTTCATCACGCAATAACTTCACTAAATGGTAACCTGGATCATTAATCAGCGGCGTGCCGGCATCCGAAATCAAGGCACCATTTTCGCCATTTTTCAATTTAGCCAACAACTGTTCACTACGTTGCAACTCATTATGCTCATGCAGACTGATTAAGGTTTGATTTATACCCAGGGCATGCAATAAAGGTTTACTATGGCGGGTATCTTCGGCAGCCACCCAGTCAACTTTCTCCAGGGTTTCAACCGCTCTACGGGTAATATCCGCTAGGTTTCCAATAGGCGTCGCTACCACATAAAGCGTTCCTGGCGTTTGAGTTTGATTGTAAAGCGACATAATATCCTTTGAAAATTTGCAAGATAAAAACAAGTTAAATTAAACAGATAAGCAAGATTACCCAATCCAAATAAAGTTTGGGATATAATTCTTAAACGCCTTTTAACAACGATAAGCTATTTTAAAACAAAATGAATCAGACCTCGCCTTTTTACCACTTAAAACCTCTCAAACTCTTAACGGTTAGCGCCTTCGTTTTTGGGCTTGCCGCTTGCGGTACTGTGCCAAACAAACCGATTAAGCCTGAAAGCGATGCCCAGACCAAACAAGTGAGCGACAAACGTAATAACGCTGGGGTTGGCGCTAACGCGCCAAAAGCTTACAGTGTCGATGAACTCAGAACCTTACAAGCCAAAGCTTCGAAACAAGGTAACTGGTCTGACTATCTAGTTTACAGCACTTTATTGTGGCAACACTCATCAGTAGATTCAGCATATCAAGCGCAGATAGAAGACCAGGCCTGGTCGGTGCTGAATTCGTTATCCCCCCAAATTTTAGCGACCTTAGAAAACAGCCATCATGCTGAAGTTCAAGCCTGGCTTGCACTGCTTAAGACCTTTCAAGGCTCCAGATACGAAATCAGACAAAATCTGATGAATTTAAACAGTTTTGAATCTGAGGCTATTTTTCATAAACACCTATTACCCAAATTAATCGCTCAACAACCACCGGAAGAAACGGTAAAACAAATTGCCGTATTGCTGCCAATGGAAGGTCGTTATAAAGTGGTTAGCCAGCAGATTCGTAGCGGGATTATGAAAGCCTTTTTTGCTTCTGACCAGTCAATCACCCTTAAATTTTATGACACCACTTCGCTTGAAAACCTAGAAAGTGTATACACCCAAGCCAAACAAGAAGGTGCCGATCGAATCATTGGCCCTCTTCGAAAAGAAGCGCTTCAGGAACTCGCCAGTTTTCACGATGATAAACTGCTGGCATTGAATAACATTGATAGCAATTCGTTTACCCAATTTAGCTTCAAGGCGGCGCAACCCAGCCTTCAAATGGTGAAAAAATTCGAAGACGCTGGTTTTCAACGCATCGGAATCCTAGCCAATGATGGCAAATCATCAATGGTGAAAGCCAAGGCATTGGAAAACGCATGGAAACAAGCGAATCATCAGGCAATTTTAAGTGTATACCCGGACGAAAACCCAAAGTTACGAGAGGCTCTAGGGAGTCTGATTCATGAAAACCTCAGTGAGAGTCGTCAAAACAATTTACGTTGGTTAATCGGAGAACAGCTAAACTTCTTCCCGCGAACTCGCCAAGACTTAGATGCGATTGTGATTTTCGATAACGCATACCGCATGGCCGTTTTTAGACCACAGTTTGATTTCTTTGAACTCGATACACCGGTATTTGGCGATAGCGAGTTAACTCCCGCCAATTTCCAAGAGATTCCGCAAAACCGTGATTTAAACCGTGTCAGCTTTTTAACTTATCCGGCCACTTTAAATCCGGTAGATTTAAACTCAAAGTTTGAAGCCTTTGGTTGGGATAGTTTTATGGTCAGCACCCATATTGAAGATTTGCAAAACGGCGGCTGTTTAGCGGAAGCTAAAACCGGGGTATTAAGCCTGGATGGCAACGAAATCAGACAACGCCTAGTTTGGGCCAAATATGATAAAGAAGGTTTTTTAATCGAAGCACCGACTCAGGATGCTAAAGAGCTCGTTAATTCAACTCGTAATACCGACTTGGATTGACCCCACCATGTCTAGACTTGTTAAGCTCTTTTCCATTGGTCATCAAAAAGAGCAGCAAGCCAAAACCTGGTTAAGCCAACAGGGAATTAAAATCATCGCCGAAAACTTTTTGTGTAAAGGCGGTGAAATCGATTTGATTGGCTTGACCCAAGACCGGCAATTAATCTTCTTTGAAGTCAAATACCGCAAGCAAACCGCATTTGGTCACCCTTCCGAAATGGTGACGCCGCAAAAACAACAACGCATTTCACTTTGCGCCCAAAATTTCCTACTAAAACAGCCACAATATCAAGATTTTGCCATGCAGTTTGATGTCATCACCTTTACCGGTGACGATGAAACACCGCAGTGGATTCAAAACGCTTTCGACACTTATTAGACAAGAGTCATGGCCTCTTGGTCGATGGTTATTCAATGGTTAGAAAAACCAAAGACTATTGGCTAACGGCCAACCACTAGCGGCTCGCCAGCTTCTTCTCGGCCGCAATAATCGTCGGTAAGGTGCTTAATACCGAATCTGGATTTAAACTCATCGCATCAATGCCGAGCTCTACCAAAAATTCCGCAAACTCGGGATAATCCGATGGCGCTTGACCACAAAGGCTGATGTGTTTGCCATTACGTTTGGCACCTTCTATCGCCATCTTCACCATTTTTTTCACGCCAGGATCACGCTCATCATAGTCATAGGCGACTTTAGCTGAATCTCTATCCACACCCAAAACCAACTGCGCCAAATCGTTGGTACCAATTGAGAAACCATCAAAAAATTCCGAGAACTCATCCATCAGTAACACGTTATTTGGAATCTCGCACATCATATAGATTTTCAAGCCATTAATGCCACGCACCAAACCATTATGAGCCAAGGTATCAATCACCTTTTTTGCCTCTTCAAGACGACGGCAGAAGGGCACCATGATAATGATATTGTCAAAGCCCATAACTTCACGTACATGTTTTAAGGCCGCACATTCCATCGCAAAACTGTCTTTAAAGGAAGCATCGTTATAACGTGCCGCACCTCTAAAGCCAATCATCGGGTTTTCTTCCTTTAACTCAAATGCTCTCCCTCCAATTAAACTAGCATATTCATTCGATTTAAAATCCGACAGTCTCACCACAACCGGCTTGGGATAGAAGCCTGCCGCCAGGGTTCCAATCCCTTCGGACAACTTACAGATAAAGAGCTCTTTGCCACTGCTATAGCCCTCAGTCAACTGCTTGATTTTGGCCTTATCCTCTTCACTCTCAATCAACTCTGGTTGCAATAATGCTTGCGGATGAATCTGAATTTTATTGTTAATAATAAATTCCATTCGTGCCAATCCAAGACCATCATTTGGTAATCTATTTACCCTAAACGCCATCTCGGGATTAGCCAAATTCATCAAGATTTTGGTTTTGGGTTTTTCAATGTCCTGCAAATCCGTTTCAATGATTTCAAACGGCACCTGCCCGCTATAAACATGTCCCTCATCCCCCTCGGCACAACTTACGGTCACAATTTCGCCGGTTTTCATTAACTCGGTCGCCTTGCCAGTACCGACAACCGCTGGGATGCCCAACTCACGAGAGATAATCGCGGCATGGCAGGTTCGCCCCCCGCGATTGGTGACTAAGGCTGAGGCGATTTTCATTACGGGTTCCCAATCAGGCGTGGTGATATCCGAAACTAACACCTCCCCCGCTTTAAACTCATTTAAATGCTCAACCGATTCAATGACGCGTACTCGGCCATAGGCAATTTTGGCTCCTACCGAACGACCAATCACCAAACTTTCGGCTGGTTTCTCTGTAAGTTGATACTGCTTTAAAATCATCCCCGATTGCTGAGAAGCCACGGTTTCCGGGCGTGCTTGCACAATAAACAGTTCGCCGGTAATACCATCCTTAGCCCACTCAATATCCATAGGTCGGTTTTGCTTGGCATGGTCGCTATAATGCTTTTCAATTTTGAGGGCATATTCCGCCAACTTGAGCGCTTCGGTATCGCTAATACAAAACTTTTTCTGCTCTGAAATTCCTGTAGGAATATTACGAACAGGCTCTCTACGGTTCTCATCACTGGCATATACCATCTTGATTTTTTTAGTGCCTAAATGACGCTTAAAGACACTTCTAAAGCCTTTTTGAAAAGTGGCTTTATGCACATAAAACTCATCCGGATCAACCGCACCTTGCACCACGTTTTCACCAAGCCCATAAGCCCCGGTGATCAAAATCACATCCTCAAAACCGGTCTCAGTATCAATGGTAAATATCACCCCAGATGAAGCCATATCAGAACGCACCATGATTTGCACACCAATGGATAATCCTACCTCAAGGTGATTGAAGCCTTGGTCTGTTCTATAGTGAATCGCTCTGTCAGTAAACAAACTGGCAAAACAGTGGCGGCACGCATCAATATAGGCGGCCAAGCCTGATATATTCAAATAGGTGTCTTGCTGCCCCGCAAAACTGGCAGTGGGTAAATCTTCTGCCGTAGCTGAACTTCTTACCGCCAGCGAGACATTGCCTCCGTACTCTTTAATCAGTTTTTCATAAGCCTCAACCATCTCTTGATATAAATCATCCGGCAGTTTTGCTGCATAGACTAGACCGCGTAACTGAGCACCACGTTTTTGCAAATCATTAGAATCTTCTGGATTTAAGCCATCTAAAATTCGGGTCATTTCAGGCCAAAGGTTGTTCTCGGTCAAAATCCAACGATAGGCTTCGGCGGTAATCGCAAAACCATTAGGGATAGGCACACCTTGTGGAGAGAGTTCTTGATACATCTCACCCAATGAGGCGTTTTTTCCCCCCACTAACGGGATATCTTCAATGGCGATTTCATTAAAAAAACGGATGTATTTAGCTTGATCAGAACGACGCTGCTCAGACATGGAAAGTCTCCTTAGACAAGTGGACTAGAATTCAATAAATGATGCTACTAAGCTTACGCTGATTGGATTAGAAATGCTTAAGAATTTAGTTATTGCGAAATAAGAAATATCAATGGTTTTACCCTATACTCTCAAAAAGTATAGATTGCCACAAGGCATGCCAGGCCTGTTAAATTTTCATTTTTAAAAATGAAGCCAACTACAAACGCCAAGATTCCCCTTGGAATAAATTGTGCAAAGGTCTTAACGTAGTGAACGTTCAAAAACTTCAGCTGTTTGAGCGAAGCGAGTTCTGAAGTTTCAGTGAACAAGTTTAGAACTTGCCAATTTTTGGAGTGGGGTGCCTTTTCTTTGCTTCCTTTCTTTGGGCAAACAAAGGAAGGAAGGGGAAGCCTAAAAATAGATATTAAAGGTATATAAATATCTGTAAAGGCTTCTCAACAGATAAGAGTAAATTAAACCTTAAAACTCAATTTACCAGGCCTGATAGGCCCTCTTTCTAGCCATGTCTTGTAAGCTTAAGGTAAAAGCTATTTCTCAACCACAATACGAACAAACCGCCCATCACGTTGTGGGGTGTTTTCTATGAGTTTAAAGCCCGCCGATTTGAGCATAAACACGATATCATCAGCATGATAACGGTTATGCTCTAAGAAGTGTTCGAACACATCCTCCAATTCATCACGCGACAAATCGTTGTTCCATAACTCCGCATCCGGGTATTTATGGGTTAAATAATCCGCCAAAGGCTGACGTACCAGATCGATAATGCAAAAACGCCCGCCTGGTTTTAGCCACTTGTAAACCGCTTTAAACATGTTCACAGGCTGGGGTAGTTCATGCACCAACATATTCGCCATTACCGTAGCGACCTTACCGTTTTCGATATGAGCACCAGGCTCATTCAAATCATCTTTCAACATACGGGCGTTGTCAGGTAATGAGATTTGGGCGGCCAACATGTATTCCGCAGCATCAATCCCGATAGCCGTATTGTCCGGATAACGAATCGCCAGGTCTTCAATAAATTGGCCGATCCCGGCACCTAAATCCACCAGGTAGTCACCTTTAGAAATGACCACTCCCATTTGCGCGTTCCAAAACTCCCAGAAATCGATATCGTGGCGACGGGCATAGGTTTGGGTAATCATTGTACGGGCGTGCTCTGCGTTTCCGCCGTGGTGGCGTAAAATTTGTGCTTGGGTTTTTTCCATAATCTGTCTCTTTTATTACTGTCTTTGAATTAAAAGCGAATTCCATTTAGCGTTTAATTTAACTCATGCCAAATATCTAAATAACTGAAATAGAGCACCCATTTTTGTGGGCGGCTTTCAATTTGTTCAAATAATTGGCCGTATCTTTGCAACTGCGGCTGATATTTCTCAACCTGCCTTTGTATAAATGTGCGGCTGTCTTTATCGTCACTCACACTGGTTTTGTAATCCACAATCCAACGAACCCCTTCGTCATCCACAAACGTACGGTCAACGATGTGGTTGGCAACCCCCTCTTCTTCAATCGAAGTCAGCGGATATTCGACCGCTGAATGCGCCAAGGTGTTTTGCAACGCCCAACGCACTGTTGAATTATTTAGGCCATTGAAAATAGACTGTTTCACACGACTTAACGCTTCTGGCAATTCGCTTTCCGGCAAACCTTGTTGGAGCAACCAAAGTTCATAAATCGGCCATCGCTCTTGCAGTTTGGACTCGTCCCAAGTTTCAATACCATCAAGCACTATCTGTTCAAAAATGGCGTGAACCAAGTTACCTACAGTCGTATTCAGCAAGGCGTTTTGTTGACTGAACACCAGGCCTGGAGGGTTTGATTGCCCGTTGTCCGTTGCTGATTGATCAAACTCATTATCAAGGGTTATTTGGCCTGGTTTGGCTTTTGCAACCGGTGACGGCACAGTGAACAAAGGCGGAGGACTAAAGCTGGCAAAGCCTTGGCGTTGCATTGGCAAGCGGCTGACTTTAGGCCATGGCATTTCGGTTTCTTCGCCGCCACTATCCTGCGGGTCATAAGCCTTAGCCAGTTCATCAAACTCTTTTTGTACGTAAGGCCACATGCTTTCCAACAGGCTGTCTTTGGTTGGCGTGACTTTACAATCATCCTTTTCAATCTGTTTTTCAGTCGGCTTATAGTTTACCTGGGCAAACAAATGCAACCGATTCTTGGCTCGTGTAGCCGCC belongs to Thiomicrorhabdus immobilis and includes:
- the ppsA gene encoding phosphoenolpyruvate synthase, which codes for MSEQRRSDQAKYIRFFNEIAIEDIPLVGGKNASLGEMYQELSPQGVPIPNGFAITAEAYRWILTENNLWPEMTRILDGLNPEDSNDLQKRGAQLRGLVYAAKLPDDLYQEMVEAYEKLIKEYGGNVSLAVRSSATAEDLPTASFAGQQDTYLNISGLAAYIDACRHCFASLFTDRAIHYRTDQGFNHLEVGLSIGVQIMVRSDMASSGVIFTIDTETGFEDVILITGAYGLGENVVQGAVDPDEFYVHKATFQKGFRSVFKRHLGTKKIKMVYASDENRREPVRNIPTGISEQKKFCISDTEALKLAEYALKIEKHYSDHAKQNRPMDIEWAKDGITGELFIVQARPETVASQQSGMILKQYQLTEKPAESLVIGRSVGAKIAYGRVRVIESVEHLNEFKAGEVLVSDITTPDWEPVMKIASALVTNRGGRTCHAAIISRELGIPAVVGTGKATELMKTGEIVTVSCAEGDEGHVYSGQVPFEIIETDLQDIEKPKTKILMNLANPEMAFRVNRLPNDGLGLARMEFIINNKIQIHPQALLQPELIESEEDKAKIKQLTEGYSSGKELFICKLSEGIGTLAAGFYPKPVVVRLSDFKSNEYASLIGGRAFELKEENPMIGFRGAARYNDASFKDSFAMECAALKHVREVMGFDNIIIMVPFCRRLEEAKKVIDTLAHNGLVRGINGLKIYMMCEIPNNVLLMDEFSEFFDGFSIGTNDLAQLVLGVDRDSAKVAYDYDERDPGVKKMVKMAIEGAKRNGKHISLCGQAPSDYPEFAEFLVELGIDAMSLNPDSVLSTLPTIIAAEKKLASR
- a CDS encoding class I SAM-dependent methyltransferase, producing the protein MEKTQAQILRHHGGNAEHARTMITQTYARRHDIDFWEFWNAQMGVVISKGDYLVDLGAGIGQFIEDLAIRYPDNTAIGIDAAEYMLAAQISLPDNARMLKDDLNEPGAHIENGKVATVMANMLVHELPQPVNMFKAVYKWLKPGGRFCIIDLVRQPLADYLTHKYPDAELWNNDLSRDELEDVFEHFLEHNRYHADDIVFMLKSAGFKLIENTPQRDGRFVRIVVEK